The DNA window AATCGAATTCGTAACCACCATTTTTGTTGAAAGTACCGTGGGGCTAAAATCGGCGTAACATCCCGGTTACAGTCGTTGACACACAGCGTTTGCACGCACGATCCAGATAAATGAGCGTAATAGTGTTTCATTCCTATTTTGAAGGCTCCTCAAACAAGCGCAGCAGACTATAATGAGCACCTCTACCGGACTGGCTGGGTGGTTTGCCCAACGCCTCAGTGGAACTAAAAAAATCTGACCTCGAAAGGAGAGCGTCATGATCTCCGTGGGAAAAACAGCAAAACAAAATTGGTTATCGCGGCTGTTATGGGCTGCTGCGGCGGCTTGTGTTCTGATGGCAATGGCAAGGAACAGCGCGATGGCCGCATCCGGCCCGCTGATAATCGCCGAAGACGGCGCCTTTCGCGGTGTGGCGACAGCCACCATGGACCAATTTCTGGGGATTCGTTACGCTCAAGCTCCGGTGGGAGATCTTCGCTGGAGACCGCCCCGCAAGCCCGAGCGGGTGGTTGGCATCCAGGACGCGACCCAGTTTGGGAATCACTGTCCTCAGCCCACGTCCCCGTTTGGTCTTGCCAGCGCGACGGAGGATTGCCTTTTCCTGAATGTCTTTACTCCCGTGCGACACGCTAGTCATGATGGAGACCGCGATCATGGCCGCCTTCCTGTGATGTTCTGGATGCACGGTGGCGCGCTGGTGGTTGGTGAAAGCGATGACTACAATCCCCAGCGTTTGGTGGAGCAGGGCGTGGTTGTGGTTACGATCAACTACAGGCTTGGAGCTCTGGGGTTTCTTGCGCATCCGGCATTGAGCGCTGAAGCCGCCGATCCTGACAGCGACGGCGATGCGGATCATGCGCCGGCTTCTGGCAACTACGGCATCATGGACCAGCAGTTGGCGCTCAAGTGGGTGAAGCGGAATATCGCTGCGTTTGGAGGCGACCCAAAGAATGTGACGATCTTCGGCGAGTCGGCCGGTGGGCTCAGCACGTTCAGCAATCTTGTTTCACCTTTGGCGAAGCACTTGTTTGACAGGGCAATTGTGGAGAGCGGCGCCTACCGCCTCAATCTGCCGAGCCTGGCGACAGCGGAAGCACAAGGGAGTGCATTCGCCACAGCCGAAGGATGCACCGCACAAACTGCGGCGTGCCTGCGCGCTCTCACGGTCGGGCAGATACTGGCGAAGGAGAATCCGGCCGGCTACGTGACCAATGTGGATGGCAGGGTGATCCCGCAGTCGATCGATACGGCGCTTGCCAGCGGTGAGTTCAATCGCGTGCCGGTGATCAATGGCAGCAACCATGACGAATGGCGGCTGTTTGTCGCCCTGAATGACGTTTTTGCCGGCATCATTCCCACGCCCGGCAATTATCCGCAGATCATTGCCGCGACGCTTGGGATTCCAGTGGCAGCCACAGGGCCGATCGTCGCTTTGTATCCGTCAGGGACTACGACGCTGAGTACCGAACTGGCGCTGGGAGCGGTTGGCACGGACGCGATTTTTGCATGCCCCGCACATTTTGCCAGCGCGCTTACCGCTCAGTTTGTGCCGACCTTTGCCTACGAGTTTAATGACGAGAATGCGCCGGAAGACTTCCTGCCCTTTGCAGGTTTTCCTTACGGCGCGGCGCATGCATCTGAACTCCAGTACCTTTTTGACTTGCGAGCTGCGTTTCCAACGACGCCCCTCAATGCCGATCAGCGGCAACTTGCAGGAAATATGGTGCAATACTGGACAGCATTCGCCGCCAACGGCAATCCCAATCAGCCAAGCACGCCGAACTGGCCGGTGTTCAGCGTGGCGGAGACGGACATGCAGTCATTTGTGCCGCCTACGCCGGAGACCGAGTTCAACTTTGCTGTTGATCACAAATGCGCATTTTGGGACGCGGCCGCAGGGAGGACACTACCGTAAATTGGATCAGTGCTTTGGGTTTTTCGGCTGCACTCTCTGGTTCGAGGTGCATACGGCATTCTTTTCGGGAATGTTAAAAATACGTAAAGCTCGTAAACCGGCTGGGCCGTGGCGCACGGAGCGCACTATACTTACTTCGGTTCAAACCTCGGTTCAAAAGCATTCCATGATTCCAGCTTATAAGCTCAGGGCCTTCGCAATCGCGATTGCCCTCTCTATATCCGCATTGGCGCAGGCACAAAGAACCGATGCTTGCCCGCGCGAGGACAAAGATTTCATCGCCGTTCAGCAGCGCGCCGATGCTAATGATCCCGCGGCGCAAACGGCATTGGCTTCCTGCTATGACCTGGGAATGCATGTAAAGCCGGATGGTAAAGAATCGATCCGCTGGATTACCAAGGCGGCGAACCAGGGTTACGCGCCGGCTGAATATGAGCTGGGCAGGATTTACCTTTATGGTCGCGGCATAAACATTGACTATGCGCAGGCGCTGGCCTGGGAGAGCAAGGCGGCAGAAAAGGGCGATCCGCGCGCGCAGCGTGACTTGGCGTTTATGTATGAGCGCGGGTTTGGCGTGGCAGCCGATCCGGTAAAAGCAGCAGAGTGGAACCAGAAGGCCGCAGCGCAGGGAAATGCTGAGGCGCAGCTTCATCTGGCTAAGGCGCTCGATGACGGCGCAGGCGTGAACAAAGATGCGGACGAGGCGCGCAAGTGGTATGGCAAGGCAGCGCGACAGGAGCAACCGGCGGCGCAGTTGGAGCTGGCGAGACAGTCCGCAGGCCAGGGCAATTGTCCCGTGGCGGTGCATTGGTATGAGGAAGCGGCTGGACACGGAGAGGCGCGGGCAATGTACGAGCTCG is part of the Terriglobia bacterium genome and encodes:
- a CDS encoding carboxylesterase family protein, whose product is MAASGPLIIAEDGAFRGVATATMDQFLGIRYAQAPVGDLRWRPPRKPERVVGIQDATQFGNHCPQPTSPFGLASATEDCLFLNVFTPVRHASHDGDRDHGRLPVMFWMHGGALVVGESDDYNPQRLVEQGVVVVTINYRLGALGFLAHPALSAEAADPDSDGDADHAPASGNYGIMDQQLALKWVKRNIAAFGGDPKNVTIFGESAGGLSTFSNLVSPLAKHLFDRAIVESGAYRLNLPSLATAEAQGSAFATAEGCTAQTAACLRALTVGQILAKENPAGYVTNVDGRVIPQSIDTALASGEFNRVPVINGSNHDEWRLFVALNDVFAGIIPTPGNYPQIIAATLGIPVAATGPIVALYPSGTTTLSTELALGAVGTDAIFACPAHFASALTAQFVPTFAYEFNDENAPEDFLPFAGFPYGAAHASELQYLFDLRAAFPTTPLNADQRQLAGNMVQYWTAFAANGNPNQPSTPNWPVFSVAETDMQSFVPPTPETEFNFAVDHKCAFWDAAAGRTLP
- a CDS encoding sel1 repeat family protein; translation: MIPAYKLRAFAIAIALSISALAQAQRTDACPREDKDFIAVQQRADANDPAAQTALASCYDLGMHVKPDGKESIRWITKAANQGYAPAEYELGRIYLYGRGINIDYAQALAWESKAAEKGDPRAQRDLAFMYERGFGVAADPVKAAEWNQKAAAQGNAEAQLHLAKALDDGAGVNKDADEARKWYGKAARQEQPAAQLELARQSAGQGNCPVAVHWYEEAAGHGEARAMYELGRLYLSKCGPDKAKAFTWFTIGARFRSDESKAEAQGLEHKLTPARKKHAEIAAEKWIKEHPGSDKEEDEEEKR